The following proteins are co-located in the [Pasteurella] mairii genome:
- the artM gene encoding arginine ABC transporter permease protein ArtM — protein sequence MFKDYFMTIAQGIPASLMLTVASLVIAFVLAVGLTFLLSMNNKPISRLINLYLTVFTGTPLLIQFFLIYFGPAQFTWITEGPLWSLLSSAWFCAILALALNSAAYSTQLFYGAVKAISKGQWESCVALGLTRWQTLKILVPFALKRALPSYSNEIILVFKGTSLASTITILDIMGYARRLYGTEYDALTIYGIAGLIYLIITGIATLFLRKLERRVLVFERLEVEKA from the coding sequence CTATCGCACAAGGCATTCCGGCAAGCTTGATGTTGACGGTCGCCTCATTGGTGATTGCTTTTGTCTTAGCGGTTGGATTGACGTTTTTATTGTCTATGAATAATAAACCGATAAGTCGTCTGATTAATCTTTATTTAACCGTTTTTACCGGAACGCCGCTGCTTATTCAGTTTTTCCTGATTTATTTCGGACCCGCCCAGTTTACTTGGATTACGGAAGGACCCTTATGGTCATTGCTGTCCAGCGCTTGGTTTTGCGCGATTTTAGCGTTGGCGTTAAACAGTGCGGCGTATTCGACACAACTTTTTTATGGCGCGGTGAAAGCCATCTCCAAAGGGCAATGGGAAAGTTGCGTCGCGCTAGGGTTAACGCGTTGGCAGACCTTAAAAATTCTGGTCCCTTTTGCCTTAAAACGCGCGTTACCCTCTTACAGTAACGAAATTATTTTAGTATTTAAAGGTACCTCATTGGCATCCACAATCACCATTTTGGATATTATGGGGTATGCTAGACGTTTATACGGAACGGAATATGATGCGTTGACCATTTATGGAATTGCCGGTTTGATTTATTTGATCATTACCGGAATTGCCACGCTATTTTTACGCAAATTGGAGCGTCGCGTGTTGGTGTTTGAACGCTTAGAAGTAGAAAAAGCATAA